In Thermococcus camini, a genomic segment contains:
- a CDS encoding ABC transporter permease has protein sequence MRTNKLRLGVAIIVIYTIAAFLAPYFVNEEKIENWYNGLYWKDNPKLVPPSWVNLFGKSLPPTEELAPVKSQPGLQVFEYDFRYSKPPQDIIVKFNRTEGRPVTVTVTTPSGESYQFYRGASDEVSLAYQWQVLMEIAEEGGMEFRMEDTAFRMGLKPLFFVNRSGEVVPEHGVYTITVKGAANSTVKIVGATYGILGTDTYGRDVGAAFLWGARQTVVLVYLTAVVAVVLGTLAGLAASLRGKAGTAVDSISKLSTIIPVIPFMIALIPLTGSVSYNARITIPMWAFVPALAFLLFGKIARNVGAIVRTELNKEYVAAAESLGADRKWILLRHILKIVGPYSIYQLSLFAPKVIALISILGFFRVAPGFNWGTMLGMVLGQNAIYSMAWWMIVPIGLALVVFALAFVLINRELEERFLSRG, from the coding sequence ATGAGAACCAACAAGCTCAGACTGGGAGTGGCTATCATAGTGATATACACCATCGCAGCGTTCCTAGCGCCTTACTTCGTGAACGAGGAGAAGATAGAGAACTGGTACAACGGCCTCTACTGGAAGGACAACCCTAAGCTCGTCCCGCCATCCTGGGTGAACCTCTTCGGAAAGAGCCTGCCTCCAACGGAGGAACTGGCCCCTGTAAAGAGTCAGCCGGGCCTTCAGGTCTTTGAGTACGACTTCAGGTACTCAAAGCCACCCCAGGACATAATAGTGAAGTTCAACAGAACCGAGGGAAGGCCCGTGACGGTAACGGTGACGACGCCCTCAGGGGAGAGCTACCAGTTCTACAGGGGGGCCTCCGATGAAGTCTCCCTCGCCTATCAGTGGCAGGTGCTGATGGAGATAGCTGAAGAGGGGGGAATGGAGTTCAGAATGGAGGACACGGCCTTTAGAATGGGACTCAAACCATTGTTCTTCGTGAACCGGAGCGGTGAAGTGGTTCCGGAGCACGGGGTTTACACGATAACCGTGAAAGGAGCGGCCAACTCAACGGTCAAAATAGTAGGCGCCACCTACGGTATCCTGGGAACCGACACCTACGGCAGGGACGTCGGTGCGGCGTTCCTCTGGGGTGCGAGGCAGACGGTGGTGCTTGTATACCTCACGGCCGTCGTGGCGGTCGTCCTGGGAACGCTCGCCGGCCTCGCCGCCTCACTGAGGGGAAAAGCCGGAACGGCCGTGGATTCCATATCGAAGCTCTCCACAATAATCCCCGTCATACCCTTCATGATAGCCCTCATACCCCTGACCGGGAGCGTGTCCTACAACGCCAGGATAACGATACCCATGTGGGCCTTCGTGCCGGCGCTGGCGTTTCTGCTCTTCGGGAAGATAGCTAGGAACGTGGGGGCGATAGTCAGGACCGAGCTCAACAAGGAGTACGTGGCCGCGGCCGAAAGTTTGGGCGCCGACAGGAAGTGGATACTCCTGAGGCACATACTGAAGATAGTCGGGCCGTACTCAATCTACCAGCTGTCGCTCTTTGCACCGAAGGTCATCGCGCTGATATCGATACTGGGCTTCTTCAGGGTCGCGCCTGGGTTCAACTGGGGAACGATGCTGGGAATGGTGCTGGGCCAGAACGCGATATACAGCATGGCATGGTGGATGATAGTGCCCATCGGTCTCGCCCTTGTGGTCTTCGCCCTCGCCTTCGTCCTGATAAACCGCGAGCTGGAGGAGAGGTTCCTGTCGAGGGGATAA
- a CDS encoding ABC transporter permease subunit, which translates to MAKAGAVARIITRNLLILFLALLVVGTIIAGGELRIERNDLGKVYKFYPKNESSLPDTISSYFSATWKFLRDPPEVRGESLDTFVVKSFALLVLTEVFLLAIGLFLGLRAGYYRGWADKAVSILAPTFSAMPSWFIGVVFLFLFYWKLSLFPINFEGTINWAEVHGTLSTSTYLRALALPVLTLVFSSLWEYAFNVRNMIVNERNNSYVLYDVARGLPEGRIMHKLLKTALPAFLTFTTYNFLEILTGMMLIEVIFNIHGLGYLMAISFGLTRIGDGFGFAYAPELLFFATAVMMLFYFINAVVMEGLYLYLDPRSGGEMQ; encoded by the coding sequence ATGGCTAAAGCCGGAGCCGTTGCCAGGATAATCACGAGGAATCTTTTAATCCTGTTCCTCGCCCTTCTCGTGGTCGGAACCATTATAGCGGGTGGAGAACTGCGGATTGAAAGGAACGACCTCGGAAAGGTCTACAAGTTCTACCCGAAAAACGAGAGTAGCCTGCCCGACACTATAAGCAGCTACTTCTCCGCCACATGGAAGTTCCTGAGGGACCCGCCGGAGGTGAGGGGGGAGAGCTTGGATACCTTCGTCGTCAAGAGCTTCGCCCTCCTCGTGCTGACCGAGGTCTTTCTCCTTGCGATAGGGCTTTTCCTGGGGCTGAGGGCAGGCTACTACCGGGGGTGGGCGGATAAAGCCGTCTCAATCCTGGCCCCAACCTTCTCGGCCATGCCCTCCTGGTTCATAGGCGTGGTGTTCCTGTTCCTCTTCTACTGGAAGCTCTCCCTGTTCCCCATCAACTTCGAGGGCACCATCAACTGGGCGGAGGTGCATGGAACCCTATCCACGAGCACCTACCTCAGGGCCCTGGCCCTTCCGGTGCTCACGCTGGTGTTCTCGAGCCTGTGGGAGTACGCGTTCAACGTCAGGAACATGATAGTGAACGAACGCAACAATTCCTACGTGCTCTACGACGTCGCGAGGGGACTGCCGGAGGGGAGGATAATGCACAAACTCCTCAAGACGGCGCTCCCGGCGTTCCTAACCTTCACGACGTACAACTTCCTGGAGATACTGACAGGAATGATGCTCATCGAGGTTATATTCAACATACACGGCCTCGGCTATCTGATGGCGATTTCATTCGGGCTGACCCGCATTGGGGACGGGTTCGGTTTTGCCTACGCACCGGAACTCCTGTTCTTTGCGACGGCGGTTATGATGCTGTTCTACTTCATCAACGCCGTAGTCATGGAGGGCCTGTACCTCTACCTGGACCCGCGCTCGGGAGGGGAGATGCAATGA
- a CDS encoding Dph6-related ATP pyrophosphatase: MLKCSICIHDERTAKIDVIDGKPVCRECQVYMKHPVDAEKIRRELEELMRNVDRAIVAYSGGKDSVVALYLAKEVYKIPSLEAVMIDHGLMAEEAIENAARIAEALGVPFKILRYDYSDIFREALLKAESPCRRCSRRTMEKLRKYALKNGYKYIITGHELPFGHHPYRLMSGGVTQIRLLSMMTERERLEILRKLPFEFPELPGYTTNCLVLGPALERYWEVHGHSFEHRRIAALVRYGLMDREKAEREVSKPTVLEEQKRLVYRKLGLDTLFPE, translated from the coding sequence ATGCTCAAGTGCTCAATCTGCATTCACGACGAGAGGACGGCAAAGATAGACGTCATCGACGGGAAGCCCGTGTGCAGGGAGTGCCAGGTCTACATGAAGCACCCGGTAGACGCGGAGAAAATAAGGAGGGAACTCGAGGAGCTTATGAGGAACGTGGACCGGGCCATAGTAGCGTACTCCGGGGGAAAGGACAGCGTTGTTGCTCTCTACCTGGCGAAGGAGGTTTATAAGATTCCCAGCCTGGAGGCGGTCATGATAGACCACGGTCTCATGGCCGAGGAGGCCATAGAAAACGCCGCGAGGATCGCCGAGGCCCTCGGGGTTCCCTTTAAGATTCTCCGCTACGACTACTCCGACATCTTCCGCGAGGCCCTTTTGAAGGCCGAATCCCCCTGCAGACGCTGCTCCAGGAGAACGATGGAGAAGCTGAGGAAGTACGCCCTCAAAAACGGCTATAAGTACATCATCACCGGCCACGAGCTTCCCTTCGGCCACCATCCGTACAGGCTCATGAGCGGCGGGGTGACCCAGATAAGGCTCCTGTCCATGATGACCGAGAGGGAGAGGCTCGAAATTCTGAGAAAGCTCCCCTTCGAGTTTCCTGAGTTGCCTGGCTACACCACCAACTGCCTCGTCCTTGGTCCGGCCCTGGAGCGCTACTGGGAGGTTCACGGCCACAGCTTCGAGCACCGCAGAATAGCCGCCCTGGTTCGCTACGGCCTTATGGACCGGGAGAAGGCTGAGAGGGAGGTCTCAAAGCCAACGGTACTCGAGGAACAGAAAAGGCTCGTATACCGGAAACTGGGACTTGATACGCTCTTCCCGGAGTGA
- a CDS encoding ABC transporter permease, producing the protein MFERNISTPAAVAIIVSFLIVSIIGPLTLNREDVENWDNLSYWRLNPTGVPPEWYGELAGLPRTEWLQGERQAGEFVFTYDFHYSSAPSDIVLIPNSTGVMRVTVIGPDGREYVLWDGYVFGEIQFSKNPSVFVRIAEEKCNVMPDGGNLLFHDAFNIIFSKPTDDCLDHPEFLKGEYRIVIEGPEKEPKIRVLGKSYGLLGTDTVGRDVWTGFIWGMRETITIAILGSLATVGLALILGTLSVLSSWVGKIADFTSRLVTVTPVLPVAVSAVVLVAAIDKNYVIKASPLAIALIVGVLMMGNVSRNVRSMVEEELRKEYVESAKALGGSSLWILRKHVSRVLVPYAIYQFALAVPGTIAFITLLGFFNIVPGFNWGTIMSQTIREGATYRLAWWQVVPVGVSIGLLALSFVSLSRKIEEEFLKR; encoded by the coding sequence ATGTTTGAGAGAAACATCTCGACCCCGGCAGCAGTGGCGATAATCGTCTCCTTCCTCATCGTCTCCATCATCGGCCCCCTCACCCTGAACCGCGAGGACGTTGAGAACTGGGATAACCTGAGCTACTGGCGTCTTAACCCGACAGGCGTTCCCCCGGAATGGTACGGCGAGCTTGCAGGATTGCCGAGGACGGAGTGGCTCCAGGGGGAGCGTCAGGCTGGAGAGTTCGTCTTCACGTACGACTTCCACTACTCCTCAGCCCCATCAGACATCGTCCTTATCCCCAACTCCACTGGCGTCATGAGGGTAACCGTAATCGGACCAGACGGGCGGGAATACGTCCTCTGGGACGGCTACGTTTTCGGTGAGATACAATTCTCCAAGAACCCCAGCGTGTTCGTCAGAATAGCAGAGGAGAAGTGCAACGTAATGCCCGACGGCGGGAACCTGCTGTTCCACGACGCCTTTAACATAATATTCTCTAAGCCCACCGATGACTGCCTGGACCACCCGGAATTCCTGAAGGGAGAGTACAGGATAGTGATCGAAGGCCCGGAGAAAGAGCCGAAGATAAGGGTGCTCGGAAAGAGCTACGGTCTCCTGGGGACCGACACCGTCGGAAGAGACGTCTGGACGGGGTTCATATGGGGAATGAGAGAAACCATAACCATAGCTATCCTCGGCTCCCTCGCAACGGTTGGCCTAGCCCTGATTCTAGGAACGCTGAGCGTCCTCTCCAGCTGGGTGGGTAAGATAGCGGATTTCACCTCACGGCTCGTGACGGTAACCCCGGTTCTTCCGGTGGCGGTGTCCGCGGTGGTCCTGGTGGCGGCGATAGACAAGAACTACGTCATCAAAGCCAGCCCCCTAGCAATAGCCCTTATCGTAGGAGTTCTCATGATGGGGAACGTCTCGCGGAACGTCCGCTCGATGGTCGAGGAGGAGCTCAGAAAGGAGTACGTCGAATCGGCCAAAGCCTTGGGCGGTAGTTCCCTCTGGATTCTCCGGAAGCACGTCTCAAGGGTTCTGGTGCCCTACGCCATCTACCAGTTCGCCCTGGCCGTCCCCGGGACGATAGCATTTATAACCCTCCTGGGCTTCTTCAACATCGTGCCGGGCTTCAACTGGGGCACCATAATGAGCCAGACGATAAGGGAGGGAGCAACCTACAGGCTGGCGTGGTGGCAGGTGGTTCCGGTGGGCGTTTCCATAGGCCTTCTGGCGCTCTCCTTCGTGTCGCTGAGCAGGAAGATAGAGGAAGAGTTCCTGAAGCGCTGA
- a CDS encoding ABC transporter permease subunit, translating to MRFIGKVLENVTLLIIVLIITGVLIAQAEHKINSIEMKELGVPVEGKMGIRESLEKTYEYANFSFAIFSRKNGTVIIVKQGDMEARLYNPSPRESFEEAFMTTPEKAILTTFTVLLLTMTLVFLLGLYWGLKAGYQGGQWDKVLSTLAPIFSAIPGWFWAIFLLWTLWWRLDLSTIDYTSYIARAKATGEVSVFTYLNALLLPVLTLTFANVVIYAFNVRTLVRRETHEEHFFADVLKGLPDKRIMKKLLRTVLPSFLTFTSYNFLSLLINAMAVEKLFNVNGIGYVFARSAGKNYYPSPGGEITQTFTFNGRYIFFVALVMVLLYFINSTVMEALYLKLDPRVRRNV from the coding sequence ATGAGATTCATTGGTAAAGTCCTGGAGAACGTAACACTGCTAATAATTGTTCTCATCATCACGGGCGTTCTAATCGCCCAGGCCGAGCACAAGATAAACTCGATCGAGATGAAGGAGCTCGGCGTTCCTGTGGAAGGGAAGATGGGGATAAGAGAAAGCCTGGAAAAAACCTACGAGTACGCCAACTTTTCGTTCGCCATCTTCAGCAGAAAGAACGGGACGGTCATCATCGTGAAGCAGGGTGACATGGAGGCCAGGCTATACAACCCCAGCCCCAGGGAGAGTTTCGAGGAGGCCTTCATGACGACGCCGGAAAAGGCTATCCTGACGACCTTCACCGTTCTCCTCCTGACTATGACCCTGGTGTTCCTGCTGGGCCTCTACTGGGGCTTGAAGGCTGGCTATCAGGGAGGCCAGTGGGACAAAGTTCTTTCCACCCTAGCACCGATATTCTCCGCAATTCCCGGCTGGTTCTGGGCAATATTTCTCCTGTGGACGCTCTGGTGGCGGCTGGATCTTTCCACGATAGACTACACGAGCTACATCGCCCGTGCCAAGGCTACCGGGGAAGTTAGCGTTTTTACCTATTTGAACGCCCTTCTCCTCCCGGTCCTGACGCTGACCTTCGCCAACGTCGTCATATACGCTTTCAACGTGAGAACCCTGGTGAGGAGGGAAACCCACGAGGAGCACTTCTTCGCGGACGTGCTCAAAGGCCTTCCCGACAAAAGGATAATGAAAAAGCTCCTCAGAACAGTCCTTCCATCTTTCCTAACCTTTACAAGCTACAACTTCCTCAGCCTCCTGATAAACGCGATGGCCGTCGAAAAGCTCTTCAACGTCAACGGCATAGGCTACGTTTTCGCCCGCTCCGCGGGAAAGAACTACTACCCATCACCCGGCGGCGAGATAACACAGACGTTCACCTTCAACGGCAGGTACATATTCTTCGTCGCCCTTGTCATGGTCCTGCTATACTTCATCAACTCGACGGTCATGGAGGCCCTCTACCTGAAGCTCGACCCCAGGGTGAGGCGGAATGTTTGA
- a CDS encoding radical SAM protein codes for MKRMSWEEFARSMGVEPHILENEEARLLKKFVMDLKFPTHCQGCQGLDLSNPNPVHHPSYELTPACNHDCIFCYSNVAVKLGKAPKPGYYGWERPYAITVSQYGEPLISPRIVEVNRMLRERFPEARLDLQTNGSLLTEELWEKLDFDLVMISLDAASREKHLKITNADTFDAVVNALRIVGSDKSVRSVVRTIFMPGINDEEVPRIAELAASLGIDEMMLQPLTIHELNVERLKKAGLDFDRAESIREYLKVAMEAKKYIDVRISGCQLAIYRTMDPLTLFSARRVARDVAPAMKRERA; via the coding sequence ATGAAACGGATGAGCTGGGAGGAGTTCGCAAGGAGCATGGGTGTGGAGCCCCATATTCTTGAGAACGAGGAGGCGAGGCTGTTAAAGAAGTTCGTGATGGATTTGAAGTTCCCCACCCACTGTCAGGGCTGTCAGGGGCTCGATTTGAGCAACCCAAATCCCGTTCACCACCCGAGCTACGAGCTAACCCCAGCCTGCAACCACGACTGCATATTCTGCTACTCAAACGTTGCAGTAAAGCTCGGAAAGGCCCCAAAGCCCGGCTACTACGGCTGGGAGAGGCCATACGCCATAACCGTTTCACAGTACGGCGAGCCGCTCATAAGCCCGCGCATAGTTGAAGTAAACAGGATGCTCCGCGAGAGGTTTCCGGAGGCGAGGCTCGACCTGCAGACCAACGGCTCGCTTTTGACGGAGGAACTCTGGGAGAAGCTCGACTTCGACCTCGTGATGATAAGCCTCGACGCGGCAAGCAGGGAGAAGCACCTCAAAATCACCAACGCCGACACCTTCGATGCCGTCGTGAACGCCCTTAGAATAGTCGGCTCAGATAAAAGCGTCCGCTCGGTTGTAAGGACTATATTCATGCCCGGCATCAATGATGAGGAGGTACCGAGGATAGCCGAGTTGGCGGCTTCCCTCGGGATTGACGAGATGATGCTCCAGCCACTGACGATTCACGAGCTGAACGTTGAGAGGCTTAAGAAAGCCGGGCTGGATTTTGACAGGGCCGAGAGCATAAGGGAGTATCTGAAGGTGGCGATGGAGGCGAAGAAATACATAGATGTCCGCATAAGCGGCTGCCAGCTCGCAATCTACAGGACGATGGACCCGCTGACGCTCTTCAGCGCGAGGCGCGTTGCCAGGGACGTCGCACCGGCGATGAAGAGGGAGAGAGCCTAA
- a CDS encoding dihydroorotate dehydrogenase electron transfer subunit yields MLERVALREVWEVSKDVKAFRFDKKLEFNAGQFIMAWLPGVGEKPFSLAWGDLIVVKRVGPFTSRLFELAEGDYLWIRGPYGRGFEPKGKRAVLIGGGIGIPPLYAFARQNSGRFEGVTLIYGARSKEELALMDIEEYVNEVVITTDDGSAGRKGFPTDVLAERKNEFDQAYTCGPEPMLKAVLRVMNYENVQISAERYMKCGIGVCGSCNLGKYLVCRDGPVFDGFQLKGLL; encoded by the coding sequence ATGCTGGAAAGGGTAGCGCTTAGGGAAGTTTGGGAGGTATCAAAGGACGTCAAGGCCTTCCGCTTCGATAAGAAGCTCGAATTCAATGCCGGACAGTTCATAATGGCATGGCTTCCGGGGGTTGGTGAGAAACCCTTCAGCCTGGCCTGGGGGGATTTGATAGTCGTCAAGAGGGTCGGCCCCTTCACCTCAAGGCTCTTCGAGCTGGCTGAGGGCGACTACCTCTGGATCCGCGGGCCGTACGGCAGGGGCTTCGAGCCGAAGGGGAAACGAGCGGTCCTCATCGGCGGCGGCATAGGGATTCCCCCGCTCTATGCCTTCGCGAGGCAGAACAGTGGGAGGTTCGAGGGGGTAACCCTAATCTACGGCGCCCGCTCGAAGGAAGAGCTGGCCCTGATGGACATTGAAGAATACGTGAACGAGGTGGTAATCACCACCGACGACGGCTCGGCCGGGAGGAAAGGCTTTCCAACCGATGTGCTGGCGGAGAGAAAGAACGAGTTCGACCAGGCCTACACCTGCGGCCCGGAGCCTATGCTGAAAGCGGTACTCAGAGTCATGAATTACGAAAACGTCCAGATATCGGCTGAGCGCTACATGAAGTGCGGAATCGGCGTCTGCGGCTCCTGCAACCTCGGGAAGTATCTCGTCTGCAGGGACGGGCCCGTTTTCGATGGTTTCCAGCTGAAGGGACTGCTCTGA
- a CDS encoding dihydroorotase, producing the protein MYDLVLKGKLLTGEKLIGGSIGVSDGKILRVSKGELRGEETIQIGRGKAILPGLIDVHVHLRDFDQRKKETVETGTMAALHGGITTVFDMPNTQPPILNAETFERRKALFEGRAYADYALSFLIRNNCGDAVKAGADFYKIFMGASTGGVFSEDFKGDYSCTPGIVSVHAEDAEIIAQNPERPPEAEIRAINRALNAAEKLGKPLNICHVSTADGIWAILGRNLPWVSFEVTPHHLFLTKKNYERNSLLKVYPPLRDEEDRRALWRNFSRIPLIASDHAPHTLEDKESGAAGIPGLETEVALLLDAVNRGMLELSDIVEKMHDNPIRIFEITNKGFEVGKDADFTVVDLKREWKVKPEEFYTKAKWSPWDGRRLRGKVVMTILRGKVVMEEDEIVGKPEGVRINAGKGSA; encoded by the coding sequence ATGTACGACCTGGTTCTGAAAGGGAAGCTCCTGACGGGTGAGAAACTGATAGGAGGAAGCATAGGGGTTTCTGACGGCAAGATTCTGCGCGTCTCAAAGGGCGAGCTGAGGGGAGAAGAAACCATTCAAATTGGTCGTGGAAAGGCCATACTCCCGGGCTTGATAGACGTACACGTCCATCTAAGGGATTTTGACCAGAGAAAAAAAGAGACCGTTGAAACCGGCACGATGGCAGCCCTACACGGGGGAATAACCACGGTCTTCGACATGCCCAACACCCAGCCGCCCATTTTGAACGCTGAGACGTTTGAACGGAGGAAAGCGCTGTTTGAAGGGAGAGCCTACGCCGACTACGCCCTGAGCTTTCTGATAAGAAACAACTGCGGGGATGCGGTGAAGGCCGGTGCGGACTTCTACAAAATCTTCATGGGGGCCTCAACGGGAGGAGTTTTTTCGGAGGATTTTAAAGGGGATTACTCCTGCACCCCCGGAATCGTAAGCGTCCACGCGGAGGACGCCGAAATTATCGCCCAAAATCCCGAAAGACCACCGGAAGCCGAAATCAGGGCAATAAACAGGGCATTGAACGCGGCGGAAAAGCTGGGGAAGCCCCTCAACATCTGCCATGTATCGACTGCCGATGGAATTTGGGCGATACTGGGGAGAAACCTTCCGTGGGTAAGCTTCGAGGTTACACCCCACCATCTTTTCCTGACGAAGAAGAACTACGAGAGGAACTCGCTCCTCAAGGTCTATCCCCCGCTGAGGGACGAAGAAGACCGGAGGGCACTCTGGAGGAACTTTTCCCGCATTCCACTCATAGCCAGCGACCACGCACCTCACACGCTTGAAGATAAGGAATCAGGGGCAGCAGGGATACCAGGACTGGAAACTGAGGTGGCACTTCTCCTCGACGCGGTGAACAGGGGGATGCTTGAGCTTTCCGACATCGTGGAGAAGATGCATGATAATCCTATTAGGATATTTGAAATAACGAACAAGGGGTTCGAGGTGGGAAAGGACGCGGACTTCACCGTGGTGGACCTCAAGAGGGAGTGGAAGGTTAAGCCGGAGGAGTTCTACACGAAGGCAAAATGGAGCCCCTGGGATGGCAGAAGACTGAGGGGAAAGGTGGTGATGACGATTCTTCGCGGAAAAGTCGTCATGGAGGAAGATGAAATCGTGGGAAAGCCGGAGGGGGTCAGGATAAATGCTGGAAAGGGTAGCGCTTAG
- a CDS encoding ABC transporter substrate-binding protein — MLFSLFAVHSVSAADYTPKDIPLDSQEAKDRFKADLQWYLKYGHFVISNGPYILDMYSPENLYLKLEKFNGKRNIFNDDPKLPKDGYADVIEYQGVQNEETIILQVAKGEFDIGLFAFGANKYQGLGSDVLANLNLYKSASSSVELSINPYKDPDQDLPIVTVGDNVYFNPFAIREVRFAMNWLISRNYIIQNIYQGSGAAALSGITPSDPAAKYFGPVYDALHLTADGNEDLALKMISDAMQKAAQQVAAAGHTLEKRDDGFWYFDGQPVEVKFVIRTEDERKDIGLYISDLLEKKVGFKVDRMLLDRQKASEIVFRKPISNYEWNLYTGGWGAGGLGSMYPDWQIYYWYSPLGYYPNFQDPRHQPDVTVEDALKFIGDGSVTAGLQKLQTKYYTSEESLGPILKWTTKEIGYLLLMTQYTDPTTNTTIVLNNADQYWDLQKIGITIGIMDSVRIFLVENWEFYPTNKQRVTDIISDDSVGIASRWSIMSAKTPDKHLKVAQFASTGALFMSAINPVGGITDVYSTRLWNLIHDTGGTINFDGLYVPYRCKWTLEKGEFTVPDDAVVYNQTQGWIAAHAGEKAKVKVTVTCDMGEWQNGVKMTVDDIKYFIAFIYTWAYKDTPDDPYYDSSLSDTAATYQTYLGFQFNDNGYVVYGNYVHPFADDITAGNYVIYPSMPWEMYWAMGELVANGDAYDASSKYSFSSSGEGLLQLDLLTKQHVDDLAKVILKISGLTWDDITSTTTTTETGPTTTAPTTTTTTGGGGGNTTTYVVVGLVIIIIAAAAWYFTKKK, encoded by the coding sequence ATGTTGTTTAGTTTGTTTGCCGTCCACTCCGTCAGTGCGGCGGACTACACGCCGAAGGACATACCGCTGGACAGCCAGGAGGCAAAGGACAGGTTCAAGGCCGACCTCCAGTGGTACCTCAAGTACGGCCACTTCGTTATCAGCAACGGTCCGTACATTCTTGACATGTACTCCCCGGAGAACCTCTACCTCAAGCTTGAGAAGTTCAATGGTAAGAGGAACATCTTCAACGATGATCCCAAGCTCCCGAAGGATGGTTATGCCGATGTTATCGAGTACCAGGGTGTCCAGAACGAGGAGACCATAATCCTCCAGGTCGCCAAGGGTGAGTTCGACATTGGACTCTTCGCCTTCGGCGCCAACAAGTACCAGGGCCTCGGAAGCGACGTTCTCGCCAACCTCAACCTCTACAAGAGCGCCAGCTCCTCCGTCGAGCTGAGCATCAACCCGTACAAGGACCCGGATCAGGACCTTCCGATCGTCACCGTCGGTGACAACGTTTACTTCAACCCGTTCGCCATCAGGGAAGTTAGGTTCGCCATGAACTGGCTCATCAGCAGGAACTACATCATCCAGAACATCTACCAGGGTAGCGGTGCCGCCGCCCTCAGCGGCATCACCCCGAGCGACCCCGCCGCCAAGTACTTTGGCCCAGTCTACGACGCCCTTCACCTCACCGCCGACGGCAACGAGGACCTCGCCCTCAAGATGATAAGCGACGCCATGCAGAAGGCTGCCCAGCAGGTTGCTGCCGCCGGCCACACCCTTGAGAAGAGGGACGATGGTTTCTGGTACTTTGACGGTCAGCCGGTTGAGGTTAAGTTCGTTATCCGTACTGAGGACGAGAGGAAGGACATAGGCCTTTACATCTCCGACCTTCTCGAGAAGAAGGTTGGTTTCAAGGTTGATAGGATGCTTCTTGACAGGCAGAAGGCGAGTGAGATTGTTTTCAGGAAGCCGATTAGCAATTACGAGTGGAATCTCTACACTGGTGGTTGGGGTGCTGGTGGTCTTGGAAGCATGTACCCTGACTGGCAGATTTACTACTGGTACTCACCGCTCGGCTACTACCCGAACTTCCAGGACCCCAGGCACCAGCCGGACGTCACCGTTGAGGACGCCCTCAAGTTCATAGGCGACGGCAGCGTTACCGCTGGTCTCCAGAAGCTCCAGACCAAGTACTACACCAGCGAGGAGAGCCTCGGCCCGATACTCAAGTGGACCACCAAGGAGATCGGTTACCTCCTGCTCATGACCCAGTACACCGACCCGACCACCAACACCACCATAGTCCTCAACAACGCCGACCAGTACTGGGACCTCCAGAAGATCGGCATTACCATTGGTATCATGGACAGTGTCAGGATCTTCCTCGTTGAGAACTGGGAGTTCTATCCAACCAACAAGCAGAGGGTCACCGACATCATTAGTGATGACAGCGTTGGTATCGCCAGCAGGTGGAGCATAATGAGCGCCAAGACCCCGGACAAGCACCTCAAGGTCGCCCAGTTCGCCTCAACCGGTGCCCTCTTCATGAGCGCTATCAACCCGGTTGGAGGTATCACCGACGTTTACAGCACCAGGCTCTGGAACCTCATCCATGACACCGGTGGAACCATCAACTTCGACGGTCTCTACGTCCCGTACAGGTGCAAGTGGACCCTTGAGAAGGGTGAGTTCACCGTTCCGGACGATGCGGTCGTCTACAACCAGACCCAGGGCTGGATTGCCGCCCACGCTGGCGAGAAGGCCAAGGTTAAGGTCACCGTCACCTGTGACATGGGTGAGTGGCAGAACGGCGTGAAGATGACCGTTGACGACATCAAGTACTTCATAGCTTTCATCTACACCTGGGCTTACAAGGACACTCCGGACGACCCGTATTACGACAGCTCCCTCAGTGACACTGCCGCCACCTACCAGACCTACCTCGGCTTCCAGTTCAACGACAACGGTTACGTGGTTTACGGTAACTACGTCCACCCGTTCGCGGACGACATTACCGCGGGCAACTACGTCATCTACCCGAGCATGCCGTGGGAGATGTACTGGGCCATGGGTGAGCTCGTCGCCAACGGCGACGCCTACGACGCCAGCAGCAAGTACTCCTTCAGCAGCAGCGGTGAGGGACTCCTCCAGCTCGACCTCCTCACCAAGCAGCACGTCGATGACCTCGCCAAGGTCATCCTCAAGATCTCCGGCCTCACCTGGGACGACATAACCAGCACCACGACCACCACCGAGACCGGTCCGACTACTACCGCTCCGACCACCACGACCACCACTGGTGGCGGTGGAGGCAACACCACCACCTACGTTGTCGTCGGCCTGGTGATAATCATCATCGCCGCGGCCGCCTGGTACTTCACCAAGAAGAAGTGA